CGGACAAACAAAAAAAGGACAATGCCCGAGCCGAAAAAGTGAAAGTTCTCGCAAACAAAGTTGCCAACATGCCGCCTGAATCAGCAAGAGATATGTTAATCAATTGGCCTGATTATGATATCATAGAAGTGTTTGAACAAATGGATAGAGATGCGGAAGAAGATGGAAGACAAACCATTACCACTTACCTACTCACTTTGTTCCCTGCAGAAAGAAGATCAGTGATTTCCAATAAGTGGTTGGATGCGGGAGCCAAAAATGTTCCAAACTATGGAAAAAGCATTGATGAGGACAACGACGAACCTTAACCAAGGAACCAGTTCCTTTAACAGTGAATCCTGTCGTCTTAAAAGATAAACTGATTTCGGTACGGTTTTAAATTTTCAGTTTTAAAATTTATTTTTTGGTTCCAAACAAGATGGATTTGACATCTCGAATGGCGTCTTCCAATTGATCGTTCACAACCACATAATCAAAGTTTGGTGCCTCGTCTAATTCCCGAATCCCATTTTCAATCCGTCGTTCAATACTCGTTTGGGAATCGGTTCCTCTACGAATCAATCGCTCAATCCAAATCTCTCGACTCGGAGGTTCAATAAAGATTGTAACAGATTCGGGGCGGAGGTCTTTCACTGACTTGGCACCTTGCACATCCAAATCCAAAAGTGCAACACGGTGGTCACGGATGGCCTCTATAATCGGACCCTTTGGCGTACCATAATAATTTCCATGTACTTCCGCCCATTCATAAAATTGCCCTTCTGCAATTCGTTTTCGAAATTCTTCGGTAGATAAAAAATAATATGTTTTACCTTCCACATCTCCCGGTCTTGGTTCCCTAGTGGTACAAGAAACGGAAAAATAAAAATCAGGAAATTCTTTGAGGAGAGCAGCGATGATAGTCGACTTTCCACCTCCTGCCACGGAAGAGATGATGTACAAATTAGGACGAACGTTCAATCTTCTTGGTCCTCCTCTCCCTCACCAATGTGGTTGTCCCCAGATTCTAGTCTTTTGGACAAACTTTCTGGGCGAATGGCTGAGAGAAGGATATGGCCAGAATCCAAAACGAGGACAGACCTTGTCTTACGTCCACTAGTGGCATCAATCAAACGACTCTCTGATTTGGCCTCAGAACGAAGTCTTTTGGCTCCAGCAGAATCAGCCTGAAGGATCGTAAGAATTTTCGATACAAATACTACATTAGAAAAACCAACATTGAGTATCGGAAACGAAGACATGGAAACATATTTTTAGATTCTTCTAGATCGATCAAGTCGAATCGTTTCTATTAAATGAATTTCATGAATGCCGATATTCATGGCTTCTGAAATTTCATCATGTTTGTATCCTTTTTTGATCAGATGAACGACTTTATCAATCTTTGTTGCGGAAATTGGGAGTTCTTCCAAAGCCGATTCAATGGAAAGATCCACTTTATCTAAATTCATTTTTTGATAAGAAGCAAAACTCGGATCATTTGCTTTTGAAACTTCGTTTAAAAAATCTCTTTTTTTCTGACCTTGGGTAAGTTCGTTACGAATCAAGTCCGTTGGTTTTTCTTCTGCAAAAGGATTTCCACCTACCGTATAATTCATCTTAGGTTGGAATGTTGGGACCTCTAAATTATCCATGGCTTCGTTTGATGGGGAATTGATTTGTTCCATACCAAAAATCCCTTTGACTGCTTTACCTAGTTTTCCAAAGGCTTGGTTCACTGCCCCTTCTGTTGTTTCCACATCATCACTAGGAACGGGAATTTGGTTAGACTGGTAAATTTTTCCAATTCCTGTTCTCTGTTCTTTGATATCGAGGGTTGACTCTTCTTCCAGTTGAGGTTCAGGAACTAACTCTGATTTCATGGAAAGACCAGAAGACTGGTAATGTTTGAATTCTTTTACAAGCACTTCCCCTTTTTCCATCATAGAACGAAGGGCTACCATTTTTGATTCGATAACCGCAACTGTGGCATCCAATTCACGGATAGTTTCTGCCGTGGCCATATCAATGGCTCGGTTTAATTTTTTATCGTAATATTCCGCGACTGCTTTTTGAACCTTTGCAGAAATGAAAACATACATCATCCCACAAAATAGTAAATTGATTAAAACGAGAGAAAAGAGTTCCATGCCGCTCTCCTACAGAACATTTCCAACAACATTCCGGAGTGAGTGCTTTAAGCTTTTAAATCAAAACGAGATCCTCTTTCAAAACTAGGACGATCATAAATGACTCCTTCCTTTGAATAAGCGTGAACCGAATTTTCTTTGTCTTGTTTCGGTTTCGTCGCCGAACCCTGGTTACCTGACTTTGTCTCTGGAACCGTTTGGGCTCTATTTT
This genomic stretch from Leptospira meyeri harbors:
- a CDS encoding guanylate kinase; translated protein: MNVRPNLYIISSVAGGGKSTIIAALLKEFPDFYFSVSCTTREPRPGDVEGKTYYFLSTEEFRKRIAEGQFYEWAEVHGNYYGTPKGPIIEAIRDHRVALLDLDVQGAKSVKDLRPESVTIFIEPPSREIWIERLIRRGTDSQTSIERRIENGIRELDEAPNFDYVVVNDQLEDAIRDVKSILFGTKK
- a CDS encoding DUF370 domain-containing protein produces the protein MSSFPILNVGFSNVVFVSKILTILQADSAGAKRLRSEAKSESRLIDATSGRKTRSVLVLDSGHILLSAIRPESLSKRLESGDNHIGEGEEDQED